The DNA window AGGTAAAAATTCACATTGAGAAATAGGGAAAACACATTGAGAATAGGAGAAATTTGCTTCTGATTTGTTCTTTTATGTCCAGAAATATCTTAACTGTTGAATCTCTTGACTGTTGTTCATGGTATCTTTCAAAGACTAACCTTGAATAGGAGCTACTTGATCTTCATTAAAATAGTAGGAGACTTACCTTGCTAAGAATATCTACCAAGCATTCTCAATATCAGTTTTAGTGAAACTCGCAAAAATACCAATTCTTtgtcagactgaaaaaaatataaatctttaccttcttctgaatcttttttcGTTTTGCTAAATACAAGTGATCTGATCATTTTTGGGGAGAGGGAAATGAGCTGGTGAATTGAAAAAAGCTTACTTTCTTTCTACTCCATGAGAACTTGATTCAAAGACTACACTAGGAAAAAGCTGTCCATTTAAGCATTCAGGAGTTGGACTGAATAAAAGCCTTATAATCCCTTAGGTCTGTAAGTGATTGTGATGTTTGAAAATCTCTAACGCTATTTTAAGATTACATACCTATTATAATGTTATATAGTTTCTTCTTTGAGTACACCTCTCTCCctaaaatgtagtattttagTTCTACTTGCCACTTAGTATTCCAAACATTTGCATATACTAGCAGAAAAAGTTAATCTGTAGTATGCATCTGTAGCATAAAACAAACCTATGGTTTGCTGTTGCAAATGCACAACATAATGCCACTGTCTTCAGGAGTTTACAGTCTCATTATGGAAAATGGCAAAAGCTTTTAGATTTCTGACCTCGGATGTTAACCAAAAAGGAATCCATGTCGAGAGTTTTCGTTTcttgcagtgcttttttttccatcttggtACTTGCTGTCATCATCATCTTTAACATGAAATGACATTCAAAGATTCTGTGTAAGGGAGCAGTAGTTTTAATTGGATTACTGTTACAATGTGACTGTTGGCTTAAATATGCCTGTGTCTTGAAGGCATGGATTTGAATTAGGTTCTATTTGGTGTACATGGGGAAAGGAGGTTTCTGATGGCTTaaatgtttggtttctttttttttttgtgcccgGCTTCTGACTTACATCCAGGATTCAGATCAGTTAGCCTTCCCAGAGTACCAATCCTTattctctgtttcatttttagacCTTATGTCAGTAAAGGAGCCTTCTGAGGCCAATATGGATCGGCTTTGTCCTGTTTCAGAAGAGACATCTTCACAAGGGTCCACAGATATTCCAAGAGAAATCGATGAAACCACAACAACTGAATTAACTGTACCTGATGAAAAAATAACtcaaatagaaaatatactTGATCTCTGGAGTGGCAGTcttaaggtatttattttgtatagattccttaaaaataaaatacagatgtcAGTGTGCTATCATAGAATGTGTAGGAAAAGCTGTAGTGTGATAGCATtgcaaaatgctgattttctttgtgtttttagttcttttgtttttgcatattATATGTAAGCACTAGGCTGTTTTATTACAAACActaacttcaaaaaaaagtttggattAACTTTCTACATTAAGGATGTTCAATTATTGTTGATCAATAGTTCATTATGTCTGGTAATATTTATAGGCACAAACAGCCTGCAAGGTAGAGGCATCATTGTATAGATTCATGCCTCCTTAACTGCAGAGTGTTTTAAGATTAAAAGACTGGGGAGGAGAGAAGTTTACTAACTTCACTATTGTCATGCCTTTAACTTTTCAGACAAATGTTCTGACTGAATTGAGAAAATGGAGGCTGAATTTTATTGAATATCACAAGCTTCAAATgagacaagaaaaagagaaacatgctGCACATGTGAGACAATTGACCAATCAGATGGAAAACTTGAAAGAATTGCTACACACATATGAAATCTCTATAGGCAGAAAAGATGAGGTAGTATTTCAATTTCATAGATCAAATtgtcctctttaaaaaaaaaaaaagtacaccaACTTCTTTGCACtatctatttgaaaaaaatcttgcaacTAGTAACATAGAGaagtaaataatatatttagaTTGTGTAGTGGAAAAACGAATCATTGTTGCTAATAACCTACTAACAATGGAAATTTAacatgtatgtaaatattttacgTGGTTTGCATTTTAAACTTAGTGTCTATTGTTGTTAACTTATTTTGTGAAGATCACAGGTCTATTATGCTCTTACTTGACTGAAATTGTATGAAATTCTGTATTGAAACTTAGGAATTTTGTACTAGTAGTCAGATAACCGCGTTCATTCCAGAGTACTTTTTGAGTATCATTCATTTGTCAGTGTGTGTTCAATGATAGCATAAATATTACTCTTCATAATTTTTATGCGGTAGTTAGAATAGCTTTAAATGGAAGTTACTCCCAGGAGTCCGAAGAATTTGTCACTGTTACCCACTGGAATTGCTCAGAAGTGACTGATGGCAGAATCTAGCTTAAGAGATTAAgcaaaaatgtacagaaatgcTCAGTGATTTGATACCCAATTTACATCATGCCTAATTTTTAATCAGGGaacctcagctgcttctgttatttatactaatcaaaatatatatatatatatgagttgGTAGTAGAAGTCCCCAGCTGAATTCTCTGTCCAGTAGATCAACCTACCTCAGATTTTTTGGTAGTTTTAGTCCTATGTGGGATCTTTCTTGAGATTTTTTAAGCTGAAAGTTTTAGCAGTTTAACTGTTTTAACTTCTGTTAAATTTAACTGTtgttaatttgatttttctatttctgagcAACTACTTAGCTTGCTTATTCTATTCAGAAAATTGAATAAATTTTCTGCAGGTAAGTTATTTCTTTGCACTTCAATTAACAGTGCactaaagcaaacatttaataATACCAATAGTATAATAGTTCCTGGTGCATCAAAATTCTCCTTGCAAATTAATGATTCTTCTGACCTTATGCTACAATAATGTATGTTTGTAAGGAGGTAAACAGAAGCCTGCTGATGCATGATGAAATAACAAGTCAAATCAACTTCTCATATAATTAAAGAGTAAGTGTCTTAAGTGCTGCAGAGTCTCAGTGAGAGTTGAATGTTATTCCTGATTTGAACTTTAATTGTTGTTTCCTACTTGATTAGAGTAAGGGGAAGATTTAGTAAAAGGCTGCTGCTAAAAGTAAATGCTTTAAGTGAAAATAACTGATGTAGAAAGTACGTTCTATTTGACCTTACTAAGATCATAACTattgaaataatattaataaatatttttgcaggtGATTACTAACTTGACCCAAGCATTAGAAATGAAGAAGGAGAGAATAGAGTTAATGAGAAAGTTTACATTGTGGCGGATTCAGCAACTTAAAGCCAAACAAGAGGTACatgtgcaaaatgaaaatgtgatgaaaatgaAACCTTTGAAGTCAAAAGACTCAGAGTTGGTGCAGTTCCTCTTATAGCTGGAAGAAATGGCAGTGATTCTGTTTTGATGTCTTAGGCGATgtcaaaaatacagtttgaaagcatcaatcctttttaaaaaaatgctactgTCAGAATACTCTGTgggatcaggaaaaaaatcaaaatacactTGTTTTGGATATTGGTTTGCTCCAATTACTGTTACCAGCTTGCAACAAATCACTGTAGCTTGCAGTatctgcattttgaaataagtGAGGAGGgaatttttctaaattttaaacaaatagcTTTGGAGCaatgaaattattaaatacCACATCTTACATTTTGGGGACCCAGTTTCACAGGTAAAACTTCAGTTGCCAAAACTTGAACTAGTTAAGAGCTAGTCACATGCAAAATGTGGGGCATTGTGTCAGACATTGTAAACACCTTGCTAAATTAAGTATGACAGAAAATAAGGATCCCATGTCAAGACTGCAAACCTCTCCCAGTCTAGACTATTAAAAAGGACAAGCTGATATTCAAGCCCTGTGTTTAGTGGTACATATTCTGGGCTAGACTCAGGTTTATTGACACTGTTTTGTGTAACCTAGTTCATTGTGTTTTCTAATGCTGAGGACAGTAATGCTTCTTAACTTGTATGCAGGCAGAAACACTGAGCTGCTGATGCAATGTGCCATAGTGAAGCAGTACATAAACATGTAACTCGGTTATTACTGTGGTCTATGTAATATGTGGCAAAAAAGTCATCCCCAGTCTCTTAAGTACTTAAGTTTTTAACCATATGTTAAGCAAGTGCAAGTTTGCTCTATTTGTTTCCTAAGGAATACGCGAACAGAATAGCAGACAGACAATTCCAGGCAGctttgaagaagaaagtatgGACAGCGTGGCGCTCTCTTAGtgaagaaagatggaaagaaaaagtagcaaAAGCCTGTCAGCTAAGGGCAGAAGATGTCTGTGTTCAGCTCACCAATGATTATGAAGCCAAAATTGCAGAGGTAGAAtaaggtttcttttttcattcctctACTACTTCCCTCAATACCTCACTCCCAGTTTCTTAGCAAGCTTGAAAAAACTGATGACTTTCCAGCAGAAAAGAGCTCCCATATACAGGAAAAGAGATGAGGAAATCTAGGATCTCTCCTATGGATGGTTGCCTTATAGATGTGATGTTTTGTCCCCAGCATTTGATGTAAAATGTTGCTGATCTGCGCATACAGGTGAAGTAAATGGCACCCTTACTGAAACAGGCTCTTAAAAAACTATTTGCCCACCAATAGGGATTATTCTTGTTTCCTAAGAGTACACCGTTTTAGTATTTGCTGTGCATTTTGAGTTCTCAATAAAGAACAAAGTCGTAATAGAAATAAgactattactattattaatgACCATTcagaatacagtattttttttaataacagacaCTCTGTTAAAGGCTGGTTTTGTCATCAACTTGCCAATCACACTTGTTGaaaaattttcaaagtttaaGTTAAGGATAGGTTACCAACATACACACTAGTGCTTGTTAAGtagaaaagatgcatttttaaagctttctatttcaggaagaaattaaaCCTAGAATTTTTAAGAACTGTCTTACCAAATGTGACTTACCAGCCACAGTTGCGATGAAATAATGTCCTTTGACTCAGGTGCATAAAGCCATACGCACCATACCTGGAAAATTAGAGCTACAgttcagaaaattcagtttctgaTAAGTGACTGAGTCATTCCAAACAGAGTGAGTAATTTCAAACAGTGGCAgttgtgttttgaaataatatGAACCCCACTTGAGGATgattaattttggaaaatgcaacaaagggaaaaaacaaaatcaataagTAGTGAGTTACAAGATTACCTTGGTTTGtcttttctcagtatttttagttatttacaAAGGCCAGAAAAGTGGGATTGCTGATGACAATTCACCCTGTGCTTAAATAGTTTTCTAACCCTCATTCCTTGGAGTGTTGTGGGAAACTAGATTCCTGAGGATATCTAGGATATCTAGCTTTGCCAACGTGCAtaatttctgaaagacaaaatctgGCAGGATAAATTTCTGCATAGTTGGTTAGGGTCTAGCAATCCTTTCAAAAGTGTTCTTTTCATTGGTTTGCTCTAGTAGAAATAATGTGCTGTAGTATAAATAACTGACAGATAACTAACTGTTTATCCCTGGCAAACCACAtattctgaagtaaaaatgcttctctttGTAAACACAGTAAGTGACTTTTAAAACTAATTGAGGAATTATGTTCATGTTTTGCATTCAGAAGTACAAGACAGCTGTTTCcatattcctttttttgtagCTAACTGCTACTTTGGAGCAAACAAAAGCTGAGATTCTGAGACTGCACAGTGAAAGAGAACAGTATGAAGACACCATGAAGAAAGCCTTCATGCGTGGTGTATGTGCCTTGAATCTGGAAGCAATGACCATGTTTCAGGGCAAGGACAGCAGGACAGATCCTGGTCAGTATAAAAAAGTAGCCCTGGTTTGGTAGTTCGTGggttttgttgttactgtttgttgtcttttgttatttcttttaaaggattctcctttttttcatttgttttttaagtatgaGTACTTAATGGCAATACAAACTTTATCAAACtgttattgctttaaaaagtcCCATTGAATATGTTAAGAAATACTTTGCTGAACTTCTCACTGCTATGGTTCAATGTAGAGCAGGTTTCCTTCATCAGGCCTTGCTCTGGGTGTGGTAACCTGcaactgaaagcagaacaagaagCTGGAGTTGGCAAGCTTCTTAGAATACTCTGGAAGATTACCAAGAATTCTGTCAGCACCCAGGTTATGGCAGaggaaaatactggaaaacCCTGTTATGTTCTCTGGAATCTTAGTGTGCAACAAATCTGCTTTTCCCAGACTTTTCTCTCTTCGTTCTTAATCTTGCCTGTTTATGCAAAAAGGGCAAGCAAGTCTCCCAGGTTCTGTATTTACTAGGAGTGCTGTGCTGGAACAGGAAAGACCAGTGTAATCACAGCTGCACATTCATAAAACTTGTGTAGTGATGCAGAAAAGAGCTGGACACCCCTACTGATGTAATGAACTCACCCCCTCAGAATGAGACAGTGTACAGCATTAGAAGCATGATCTTAATGGTGCAGCAGCCTACATCAAAAAGTAATATCTCTGCCAGCAGATGTTCTGCACCTGGATGTGTGTCTTAGCAACCAGCTATACTGGCAG is part of the Cygnus olor isolate bCygOlo1 chromosome Z, bCygOlo1.pri.v2, whole genome shotgun sequence genome and encodes:
- the POC5 gene encoding centrosomal protein POC5 isoform X5, whose product is MSQSEGRFFFRSGSLKPSRPTAGAGSCPQDEYEELLRYAVVTPKFEQCFPKWSEPVSDLRAGGRFPSVTDDAIYCKTPDLMSVKEPSEANMDRLCPVSEETSSQGSTDIPREIDETTTTELTVPDEKITQIENILDLWSGSLKTNVLTELRKWRLNFIEYHKLQMRQEKEKHAAHVRQLTNQMENLKELLHTYEISIGRKDEVITNLTQALEMKKERIELMRKFTLWRIQQLKAKQEEYANRIADRQFQAALKKKVWTAWRSLSEERWKEKVAKACQLRAEDVCVQLTNDYEAKIAELTATLEQTKAEILRLHSEREQYEDTMKKAFMRGVCALNLEAMTMFQGKDSRTDPDIGSRRDDNGAIVAGILPPSQYNPPSPPPPPATALQMDDLPMAKVITSAQQKAGRTITARITGRSDMGQKHRICGSLAVMGVAPPMSSVIVEKHHPVTQQTISQATAAKYPRTVLHSSGSTAVRPAGQLGRMLQNQTHTSVQSIKVVD
- the POC5 gene encoding centrosomal protein POC5 isoform X8, with the protein product MRAGAVLLRAYLMSVKEPSEANMDRLCPVSEETSSQGSTDIPREIDETTTTELTVPDEKITQIENILDLWSGSLKTNVLTELRKWRLNFIEYHKLQMRQEKEKHAAHVRQLTNQMENLKELLHTYEISIGRKDEVITNLTQALEMKKERIELMRKFTLWRIQQLKAKQEEYANRIADRQFQAALKKKVWTAWRSLSEERWKEKVAKACQLRAEDVCVQLTNDYEAKIAELTATLEQTKAEILRLHSEREQYEDTMKKAFMRGVCALNLEAMTMFQGKDSRTDPDIGSRRDDNGAIVAGILPPSQYNPPSPPPPPATALQMDDLFSTHLGHASTSQTRLDSDSPVIISSTAAGSGVTSTQKLPMAKVITSAQQKAGRTITARITGRSDMGQKHRICGSLAVMGVAPPMSSVIVEKHHPVTQQTISQATAAKYPRTVLHSSGSTAVRPAGQLGRMLQNQTHTSVQSIKVVD
- the POC5 gene encoding centrosomal protein POC5 isoform X1, producing MSQSEGRFFFRSGSLKPSRPTAGAGSCPQDEYEELLRYAVVTPKFEQCFPKWSEPVSDLRAGGRFPSVTDDAIYCKTPDLMSVKEPSEANMDRLCPVSEETSSQGSTDIPREIDETTTTELTVPDEKITQIENILDLWSGSLKTNVLTELRKWRLNFIEYHKLQMRQEKEKHAAHVRQLTNQMENLKELLHTYEISIGRKDEVITNLTQALEMKKERIELMRKFTLWRIQQLKAKQEEYANRIADRQFQAALKKKVWTAWRSLSEERWKEKVAKACQLRAEDVCVQLTNDYEAKIAELTATLEQTKAEILRLHSEREQYEDTMKKAFMRGVCALNLEAMTMFQGKDSRTDPDIGSRRDDNGAIVAGILPPSQYNPPSPPPPPATALQMDDLFSTHLGHASTSQTRLDSDSPVIISSTAAGSGVTSTQKLPMAKVITSAQQKAGRTITARITGRSDMGQKHRICGSLAVMGVAPPMSSVIVEKHHPVTQQTISQATAAKYPRTVLHSSGSTAVRPAGQLGRMLQNQTHTSVQSIKVVD
- the POC5 gene encoding centrosomal protein POC5 isoform X9, translated to MSVKEPSEANMDRLCPVSEETSSQGSTDIPREIDETTTTELTVPDEKITQIENILDLWSGSLKTNVLTELRKWRLNFIEYHKLQMRQEKEKHAAHVRQLTNQMENLKELLHTYEISIGRKDEVITNLTQALEMKKERIELMRKFTLWRIQQLKAKQEEYANRIADRQFQAALKKKVWTAWRSLSEERWKEKVAKACQLRAEDVCVQLTNDYEAKIAELTATLEQTKAEILRLHSEREQYEDTMKKAFMRGVCALNLEAMTMFQGKDSRTDPDIGSRRDDNGAIVAGILPPSQYNPPSPPPPPATALQMDDLFSTHLGHASTSQTRLDSDSPVIISSTAAGSGVTSTQKLPMAKVITSAQQKAGRTITARITGRSDMGQKHRICGSLAVMGVAPPMSSVIVEKHHPVTQQTISQATAAKYPRTVLHSSGSTAVRPAGQLGRMLQNQTHTSVQSIKVVD
- the POC5 gene encoding centrosomal protein POC5 isoform X4, whose protein sequence is MVKTAMDEYEELLRYAVVTPKFEQCFPKWSEPVSDLRAGGRFPSVTDDAIYCKTPDLMSVKEPSEANMDRLCPVSEETSSQGSTDIPREIDETTTTELTVPDEKITQIENILDLWSGSLKTNVLTELRKWRLNFIEYHKLQMRQEKEKHAAHVRQLTNQMENLKELLHTYEISIGRKDEVITNLTQALEMKKERIELMRKFTLWRIQQLKAKQEEYANRIADRQFQAALKKKVWTAWRSLSEERWKEKVAKACQLRAEDVCVQLTNDYEAKIAELTATLEQTKAEILRLHSEREQYEDTMKKAFMRGVCALNLEAMTMFQGKDSRTDPDIGSRRDDNGAIVAGILPPSQYNPPSPPPPPATALQMDDLFSTHLGHASTSQTRLDSDSPVIISSTAAGSGVTSTQKLPMAKVITSAQQKAGRTITARITGRSDMGQKHRICGSLAVMGVAPPMSSVIVEKHHPVTQQTISQATAAKYPRTVLHSSGSTAVRPAGQLGRMLQNQTHTSVQSIKVVD
- the POC5 gene encoding centrosomal protein POC5 isoform X3 codes for the protein MSQSEGRFFFRSGSLKPSRPTAGAGSCPQDEYEELLRYAVVTPKFEQCFPKWSEPVSDLRAGGRFPSVTDDAIYCKTPDLMSVKEPSEANMDRLCPVSEETSSQGSTDIPREIDETTTTELTVPDEKITQIENILDLWSGSLKTNVLTELRKWRLNFIEYHKLQMRQEKEKHAAHVRQLTNQMENLKELLHTYEISIGRKDEVITNLTQALEMKKERIELMRKFTLWRIQQLKAKQEEYANRIADRQFQAALKKKVWTAWRSLSEERWKEKVAKACQLRAEDVCVQLTNDYEAKIAELTATLEQTKAEILRLHSEREQYEDTMKKAFMRGVCALNLEAMTMFQGKDSRTDPGILPPSQYNPPSPPPPPATALQMDDLFSTHLGHASTSQTRLDSDSPVIISSTAAGSGVTSTQKLPMAKVITSAQQKAGRTITARITGRSDMGQKHRICGSLAVMGVAPPMSSVIVEKHHPVTQQTISQATAAKYPRTVLHSSGSTAVRPAGQLGRMLQNQTHTSVQSIKVVD
- the POC5 gene encoding centrosomal protein POC5 isoform X6, which codes for MSQSEGRFFFRSGSLKPSRPTAGAGSCPQDEYEELLRYAVVTPKFEQCFPKWSEPVSDLRAGGRFPSVTDDAIYCKTPDLMSVKEPSEANMDRLCPVSEETSSQGSTDIPREIDETTTTELTVPDEKITQIENILDLWSGSLKTNVLTELRKWRLNFIEYHKLQMRQEKEKHAAHVRQLTNQMENLKELLHTYEISIGRKDEVITNLTQALEMKKERIELMRKFTLWRIQQLKAKQEEYANRIADRQFQAALKKKVWTAWRSLSEERWKEKVAKACQLRAEDVCVQLTNDYEAKIAELTATLEQTKAEILRLHSEREQYEDTMKKAFMRGVCALNLEAMTMFQGKDSRTDPGILPPSQYNPPSPPPPPATALQMDDLPMAKVITSAQQKAGRTITARITGRSDMGQKHRICGSLAVMGVAPPMSSVIVEKHHPVTQQTISQATAAKYPRTVLHSSGSTAVRPAGQLGRMLQNQTHTSVQSIKVVD
- the POC5 gene encoding centrosomal protein POC5 isoform X2 → MSSDEEKSTSPVLPKDSVRGSSVSSDLQDEYEELLRYAVVTPKFEQCFPKWSEPVSDLRAGGRFPSVTDDAIYCKTPDLMSVKEPSEANMDRLCPVSEETSSQGSTDIPREIDETTTTELTVPDEKITQIENILDLWSGSLKTNVLTELRKWRLNFIEYHKLQMRQEKEKHAAHVRQLTNQMENLKELLHTYEISIGRKDEVITNLTQALEMKKERIELMRKFTLWRIQQLKAKQEEYANRIADRQFQAALKKKVWTAWRSLSEERWKEKVAKACQLRAEDVCVQLTNDYEAKIAELTATLEQTKAEILRLHSEREQYEDTMKKAFMRGVCALNLEAMTMFQGKDSRTDPDIGSRRDDNGAIVAGILPPSQYNPPSPPPPPATALQMDDLFSTHLGHASTSQTRLDSDSPVIISSTAAGSGVTSTQKLPMAKVITSAQQKAGRTITARITGRSDMGQKHRICGSLAVMGVAPPMSSVIVEKHHPVTQQTISQATAAKYPRTVLHSSGSTAVRPAGQLGRMLQNQTHTSVQSIKVVD